The following is a genomic window from SAR86 cluster bacterium.
CAATAGTCTTCGACAACGCTGTAATAATTTGATTCGGCATAATTTTGTATTGCATAACCTATATCTCCAAAAAATGCTCCTGGTTTAATTACTTTGATAGCTTCATAAAGACATTCCTGAGTAATTTTTACAAGACGCTCATTATGGGGTTTACATTTCCCAACTAAAAACATTTTTGATGTATCTCCATGCCAACCATCTTTCAGGACTGTTACATCAATATTAACAATATCACCCTCTTTAAGAATTTTTTTATCGTCTGGTATTCCGTGACAAATGACCTGATTTATACTTGTACAGAGTGTTTTTTCAAATCCTCTATACCCAACATTTGCAGGTATTGCTTTTTGCTCATTTACAATAAATTCGTGACATATTCTATCTAATTCTCCAGTAGATACTCCAGGTATAACATGAGGACCGATCATATCTATTACATCAGCAGCGAGTTTGCCAGCAATACGCATTTTTTTTATATCTTCTTTATTTTTAATAGATATTTTCATCTTTTTTCAACATTTATGTAGACATATTGTTTTTAAGTCTATAAAGTACAATTTTAATGCCAGCACAATATTTAAGCTCATTAAAACACAAATTTTCTTTCATTAGTTTTCACAAAATATTCTCTTTTAAAGCTTCAATCGGAGTTGTTTGTCTATGACATTCCCTGCCATTTTAGCTCTTGAGGATGGAAGTATATTCTATGGTGACGGATTTGGCGAAAAAAAAGTTGGAGTAGGTGAGATTGTCTTTAACACTTCTATTACCGGATACCAAGAAATAATTACGGATCCATC
Proteins encoded in this region:
- the map gene encoding type I methionyl aminopeptidase, with the protein product MKISIKNKEDIKKMRIAGKLAADVIDMIGPHVIPGVSTGELDRICHEFIVNEQKAIPANVGYRGFEKTLCTSINQVICHGIPDDKKILKEGDIVNIDVTVLKDGWHGDTSKMFLVGKCKPHNERLVKITQECLYEAIKVIKPGAFFGDIGYAIQNYAESNYYSVVEDYCGHGIGQTYHEEPQILHYGKKGTGLEIKEGMCFTVEPMINQGSKYCKSLKDGWTVETKDGRNSAQWEHTLAVVEDGVEILTLRAEENI